From one Streptomyces sp. R41 genomic stretch:
- a CDS encoding RNA polymerase sigma factor codes for MSASTSRTLPPEIAESVSVMALIERGKAEGQIAGDDVRRAFEADQIPATQWKNVLRSLNQILEEEGVTLMVSAAEPKRTRKSVAAKSPAKRTATKTVAAKTVTAKKATATAAPAVPAADDPAEDASAQKAPAKKATAKKAVAKKTVAKKTAAKKTTAKKDDAELVDDEAVEETPGKPGAEEPAEDGAQGFVLSDEDEDDAPAQQVAAAGATADPVKDYLKQIGKVPLLNAEQEVELAKRIEAGLFAEDKLANADKLAPKLKRELEIIAEDGRRAKNHLLEANLRLVVSLAKRYTGRGMLFLDLIQEGNLGLIRAVEKFDYTKGYKFSTYATWWIRQAITRAMADQARTIRIPVHMVEVINKLARVQRQMLQDLGREPTPEELAKELDMTPEKVIEVQKYGREPISLHTPLGEDGDSEFGDLIEDSEAVVPADAVSFTLLQEQLHSVLDTLSEREAGVVSMRFGLTDGQPKTLDEIGKVYGVTRERIRQIESKTMSKLRHPSRSQVLRDYLD; via the coding sequence GTGTCGGCCAGCACATCCCGTACGCTCCCGCCTGAGATCGCCGAGTCCGTCTCTGTCATGGCGCTCATTGAGCGGGGAAAGGCTGAGGGGCAGATCGCCGGCGATGACGTGCGTCGGGCCTTCGAAGCTGACCAGATTCCGGCCACTCAGTGGAAGAACGTACTGCGCAGCCTCAACCAGATCCTCGAGGAAGAGGGTGTGACGCTGATGGTCAGTGCCGCGGAGCCCAAGCGCACCCGAAAGAGCGTCGCAGCGAAGAGTCCGGCCAAGCGCACCGCCACCAAGACCGTGGCGGCGAAGACGGTGACTGCCAAGAAGGCCACCGCCACCGCCGCTCCGGCAGTGCCTGCCGCCGACGATCCGGCTGAGGATGCATCTGCCCAGAAGGCCCCTGCCAAGAAGGCGACCGCCAAGAAGGCCGTCGCAAAGAAGACGGTCGCCAAGAAGACGGCGGCCAAGAAGACCACCGCCAAGAAGGACGACGCCGAGCTGGTCGACGACGAGGCGGTCGAGGAGACCCCGGGGAAGCCCGGTGCCGAAGAGCCCGCCGAGGACGGCGCCCAGGGCTTTGTGCTGTCCGACGAGGACGAGGACGACGCGCCCGCACAGCAGGTCGCCGCTGCCGGTGCCACCGCCGACCCCGTCAAGGACTACCTCAAGCAGATCGGTAAGGTCCCGCTGCTCAACGCCGAGCAGGAGGTGGAGCTCGCCAAGCGCATCGAGGCCGGTCTGTTCGCCGAGGACAAGCTGGCCAACGCCGACAAGCTCGCCCCCAAGCTCAAGCGCGAGCTGGAGATCATCGCCGAGGACGGCCGCCGCGCCAAGAACCACCTCCTGGAGGCCAACCTCCGTCTGGTGGTCTCCCTGGCCAAGCGCTACACCGGCCGCGGCATGCTCTTCCTGGACCTCATCCAGGAGGGCAACCTCGGTCTGATCCGCGCGGTCGAGAAGTTCGACTACACCAAGGGCTACAAGTTCTCCACGTACGCCACCTGGTGGATCCGTCAGGCGATCACCCGCGCCATGGCCGACCAGGCCCGCACCATCCGTATCCCGGTGCACATGGTCGAGGTCATCAACAAGCTCGCGCGCGTGCAGCGCCAGATGCTCCAGGACCTGGGCCGCGAGCCCACCCCGGAGGAGCTGGCCAAGGAACTCGACATGACCCCGGAGAAGGTCATCGAGGTCCAGAAGTACGGCCGCGAGCCCATCTCCCTGCACACCCCGCTGGGCGAGGACGGCGACAGCGAGTTCGGTGACCTCATCGAGGACTCCGAGGCCGTCGTCCCGGCCGACGCGGTGAGCTTCACGCTCCTCCAGGAGCAGCTGCACTCCGTTCTCGACACCCTGTCCGAGCGCGAGGCGGGCGTCGTCTCGATGCGCTTCGGTCTCACCGACGGTCAGCCGAAGACCCTCGACGAGATCGGCAAGGTGTACGGCGTGACCCGTGAGCGGATCCGCCAGATCGAGTCCAAGACGATGTCGAAGCTGCGTCACCCGTCGCGCTCCCAGGTGCTGCGCGACTACCTCGACTAG
- a CDS encoding sensor histidine kinase, with amino-acid sequence MTDNAWKRWPSREALSRAGVPRARRALAWTTRAIALGALIATTFANSHLRGWGVAAGVVGILVCASAAWGFWRTTLEHRLLPSLGLLALLLAIATVGQGMGLRVPALVLWCGCAISAIERLPLAAALPVTAVALGAYAAVDNDVWLTTAATTAGLVLGGYVLRLDAEARGSAQRLLAQERAARVAEAESAALAERTRIAREIHDVLAHSLSAQLVHLEAARLLIERGADRQTILERVVAARGMAREGLAETRQALSALRGEMSPLEDFLSELVATADGADVTVTGARQALPAEASQAVRRVAQEALTNARKHAPGAKVHVRLAYGEHEVTLDVRDSGGPPGELSGSGAGYGLLGMRERAELLGGSLDAGPDEEGFVVTLKVPV; translated from the coding sequence GTGACCGACAACGCCTGGAAGCGCTGGCCCTCGCGCGAGGCACTCTCCCGAGCGGGAGTGCCCAGGGCGCGGCGGGCGCTCGCCTGGACCACGCGGGCCATCGCCCTCGGCGCGCTCATCGCGACGACCTTCGCGAACAGCCACCTGCGGGGCTGGGGGGTGGCTGCGGGCGTTGTGGGAATCCTCGTGTGCGCAAGCGCCGCGTGGGGCTTCTGGCGGACCACGCTCGAACACCGCCTGCTGCCCTCGCTGGGGCTCCTCGCGCTACTGCTCGCGATTGCGACGGTGGGGCAGGGTATGGGCCTGCGGGTACCGGCTCTGGTCCTGTGGTGCGGGTGCGCTATCAGCGCCATCGAACGGCTGCCTCTCGCGGCGGCACTGCCCGTCACCGCGGTGGCGCTGGGCGCGTACGCGGCGGTCGACAACGATGTGTGGCTGACCACCGCGGCCACGACGGCGGGGCTTGTCCTGGGCGGATACGTCTTGCGCCTGGACGCGGAGGCCCGCGGCAGTGCCCAGCGGCTGCTCGCCCAGGAGCGTGCGGCGCGTGTGGCGGAGGCGGAGTCGGCGGCGCTCGCCGAGCGGACCAGGATCGCGCGGGAGATCCACGATGTGCTGGCACACAGCCTCTCGGCGCAGCTGGTGCACCTGGAGGCGGCCCGGCTGCTCATCGAGCGGGGCGCAGACCGGCAGACGATCCTCGAACGGGTCGTGGCGGCACGCGGGATGGCCCGCGAGGGGCTCGCGGAGACCCGGCAGGCTCTCTCCGCCCTGCGCGGCGAGATGTCCCCGCTGGAGGACTTCCTCAGCGAACTCGTCGCCACGGCCGACGGCGCCGACGTCACCGTGACGGGCGCACGGCAGGCGCTCCCCGCCGAGGCCTCGCAGGCGGTCCGCAGAGTCGCGCAGGAGGCTCTGACGAACGCGCGCAAGCATGCTCCGGGCGCCAAGGTCCACGTACGGCTGGCCTACGGCGAGCACGAAGTGACGCTGGACGTACGGGACTCGGGCGGGCCGCCGGGCGAACTCAGCGGCTCGGGAGCCGGGTACGGTCTGCTGGGCATGCGGGAGCGTGCCGAGTTGCTGGGCGGCTCGTTGGACGCCGGGCCTGACGAGGAGGGGTTCGTGGTGACGCTGAAGGTGCCCGTATGA
- a CDS encoding DUF485 domain-containing protein, with the protein MEKHDGGDTGKVRFDDPWYDALASGWGELDGTGAPAPAVPAARPEHDGRTGGTADVYLEVQRSAAFQEVRSRYRRFVVPGVALFFTWYVGYVVTATTAPGVMARPVAGAVNVALLAGLGQFLTTFLFTWAYARHARLRRDRAALDLRWDTQELTRNARGGER; encoded by the coding sequence GTGGAGAAGCACGACGGCGGCGACACCGGGAAGGTTCGGTTCGACGACCCCTGGTACGACGCGCTCGCCTCCGGTTGGGGTGAGTTGGACGGCACGGGTGCGCCCGCTCCTGCCGTGCCGGCCGCGCGTCCGGAGCACGACGGGCGGACGGGCGGGACGGCCGACGTCTATCTGGAGGTGCAGCGCAGCGCGGCCTTCCAGGAAGTGCGCAGCCGGTACCGGAGGTTCGTGGTGCCGGGCGTCGCCCTGTTCTTCACCTGGTACGTGGGCTATGTGGTGACCGCGACGACGGCGCCCGGGGTCATGGCCAGGCCCGTCGCCGGTGCTGTGAACGTGGCGCTGCTCGCGGGCCTCGGGCAGTTCCTCACGACGTTCCTGTTCACCTGGGCGTACGCGCGGCATGCGCGGCTGCGCAGGGACCGGGCCGCGCTCGATCTGCGCTGGGACACCCAGGAGCTGACGCGGAACGCCAGAGGTGGTGAGCGGTGA
- a CDS encoding serine protease: MRRPFASVLALAATAAVIPLASPAPAAADSVVVGGFPVEISESPWTVALSSRDRFGGTRAGQFCGGVVISPSQVLTAAHCLGSDALGTPPRQVRDLKVIAGRGDLLSSGGKEISVRDIWVNPRYDSYTNAGDFGVLTLAASLPESSVIRMAPSGDPAYEQGTAAMVYGWGDTTGGGDYAGSLRAARVNVLPDATCEKAYPGNSDGTYQAASMLCAGENEGGRDACQGDSGGPLVAQGRLIGLVSWGSGCGRAGSPGVYTRVSDVARTLGGRR, translated from the coding sequence ATGCGCCGTCCCTTTGCCTCAGTGCTGGCCCTCGCGGCCACCGCAGCTGTGATACCGCTGGCGTCCCCCGCCCCGGCGGCTGCGGACAGTGTCGTCGTCGGAGGCTTTCCGGTCGAGATCTCCGAGAGCCCGTGGACAGTGGCGCTGTCCAGTCGTGACCGGTTCGGGGGTACGCGTGCCGGGCAGTTCTGCGGAGGAGTGGTGATCAGCCCGTCCCAGGTCTTGACCGCGGCCCACTGTCTGGGCTCGGATGCGCTGGGGACGCCGCCTCGACAGGTGCGTGACCTGAAGGTCATCGCGGGCCGCGGGGACCTGCTGTCGAGCGGCGGCAAGGAGATATCCGTACGCGACATCTGGGTCAACCCGCGTTACGACAGCTATACGAACGCGGGGGACTTCGGCGTGCTCACGCTCGCCGCCTCGCTTCCCGAGAGCTCGGTCATCCGTATGGCGCCGTCGGGAGACCCCGCGTACGAGCAGGGTACAGCCGCCATGGTCTACGGCTGGGGTGACACGACGGGCGGTGGTGACTACGCCGGCAGTCTCAGGGCCGCGCGCGTGAACGTACTCCCCGATGCCACCTGTGAGAAGGCCTATCCGGGCAACTCCGACGGTACGTACCAGGCTGCGTCCATGCTGTGCGCCGGCGAGAACGAAGGCGGGCGGGACGCCTGTCAGGGGGACAGCGGCGGGCCGCTGGTCGCTCAGGGGCGGCTCATAGGCCTGGTGTCCTGGGGGAGCGGCTGCGGACGGGCGGGGAGCCCGGGGGTCTATACGCGGGTCTCGGACGTGGCCCGGACGCTCGGCGGGAGGCGCTGA
- a CDS encoding DUF1453 domain-containing protein: MSGLVNALVICAVVVVVIARQFRTRRISTDRRLWIVPAVLVFIAVREPGVIDPHHRTEAILLLGTELLIGLATGAGWAWTTRIWAEPDGSVWSKSTKASVAVWIVGIGLRLGLFGFGALLGVHQDSSALLLALATTLLVRSGLLVWRSHSLSPVIGQGTAYGDGVPEGSWKERV, encoded by the coding sequence ATGTCCGGGCTCGTCAATGCTTTGGTGATCTGCGCTGTTGTGGTTGTGGTGATCGCGCGCCAGTTCCGCACCCGCAGGATCAGCACGGACAGGCGCTTGTGGATCGTGCCCGCCGTCCTGGTCTTCATCGCTGTGCGGGAGCCTGGGGTGATCGACCCACACCACCGGACAGAGGCGATTCTCTTGCTCGGTACCGAACTGCTCATAGGCCTGGCCACCGGAGCCGGCTGGGCGTGGACCACACGGATCTGGGCGGAGCCGGACGGCTCGGTTTGGAGCAAGAGCACCAAGGCCAGCGTGGCCGTCTGGATCGTGGGCATAGGCCTGCGCCTGGGCCTGTTCGGCTTCGGAGCCCTGCTCGGCGTGCACCAGGACTCCTCCGCTCTGTTGCTCGCGCTCGCGACGACCCTGCTGGTGCGCTCCGGGCTCCTGGTCTGGAGGTCGCATTCCCTGAGCCCGGTGATCGGGCAGGGCACGGCGTACGGTGACGGCGTGCCCGAGGGCTCGTGGAAGGAGCGCGTGTGA
- a CDS encoding type IIA DNA topoisomerase subunit B has translation MTAETSVPSTALLTGADRDGSNYTARHLLVLEGLEAVRKRPGMYIGSTDSRGLMHCLWEIIDNSVDEALGGYCDHIEVILHDDASVEVRDNGRGIPVDVEPKTGLSGVEVVMTKLHAGGKFGGGSYAASGGLHGVGASVVNALSARLDIEVDRSGQTHAVSFRRGTPGVFKADGPDAAFDAASGLRKVKRIPKTRTGTRVRYWADRQIFLKDAKLSLENLHQRARQTAFLVPGLTIVVRDEYGLGEGGSKGEESFRFDGGISEFCEYLAADKPVCDVLRFSGQGTFKETVPVLDDHGQMTPTEVTRELGVDVALRWGTGYDTTLKSFVNIIATPKGGTHVAGFEQAVAKTMNEVLRAKKLLRVAEDDVVKDDALEGLTAVVTVRLAEPQFEGQTKEVLGTSAARRIVTNVVSKELKAFLTSTKRDAAAQARVVMEKAVSAARTRIAARQHKDAQRRKTALESSSLPAKLADCRSDDVERSELFIVEGDSALGTAKLARNSEFQALLPIRGKILNVQKASVTDMLKNAECGAIIQVIGAGSGRTFDIDAARYGKIILLVDADVDGAHIRILLLTLFQRYMRPMVEAGRVFAAVPPLHRIELSQPKKGQDKYIYTYSDRELRETLLELQRKNVRYKDSIQRYKGLGEMDADQLAETTMDPRHRTLRRINISDLEASEQVFDLLMGNDVAPRKEFISSSAATLDRSRIDA, from the coding sequence GTGACCGCCGAGACGTCCGTGCCGTCCACAGCGCTGCTGACCGGAGCAGACCGGGACGGTTCCAACTACACCGCGCGGCACCTGCTCGTCCTCGAGGGGCTCGAGGCCGTGCGCAAGCGCCCGGGCATGTACATCGGGTCGACCGACAGCCGCGGTCTGATGCACTGCCTCTGGGAGATCATCGACAACTCCGTGGACGAGGCCCTTGGGGGCTACTGCGACCACATCGAGGTGATCCTGCACGACGACGCCTCGGTGGAGGTGCGGGACAACGGCCGCGGCATCCCGGTCGACGTGGAGCCCAAGACCGGCCTCTCCGGCGTCGAGGTCGTGATGACCAAGCTGCACGCCGGCGGCAAGTTCGGCGGCGGCTCGTATGCGGCCTCCGGCGGTCTGCACGGCGTGGGCGCCTCTGTGGTGAACGCGCTCTCCGCCCGCCTGGACATCGAGGTGGACCGCAGCGGCCAGACCCATGCGGTGAGCTTCCGGCGCGGTACTCCGGGGGTTTTCAAGGCGGACGGTCCCGACGCCGCCTTCGACGCGGCCAGCGGGCTGCGCAAGGTCAAGCGGATCCCCAAGACCCGCACCGGTACGCGCGTGCGTTACTGGGCCGACCGTCAGATCTTCCTCAAGGATGCCAAGCTCTCCCTGGAGAACCTGCACCAGCGCGCCCGTCAGACCGCTTTCCTGGTGCCCGGCCTGACCATCGTCGTCCGTGACGAGTACGGACTCGGCGAGGGCGGGAGCAAGGGCGAGGAGTCCTTCCGCTTCGACGGCGGCATCAGCGAATTCTGTGAGTATCTGGCCGCCGACAAGCCCGTCTGCGACGTCCTGCGCTTCTCCGGGCAGGGCACCTTCAAGGAGACCGTCCCGGTCCTCGACGACCACGGGCAGATGACGCCCACCGAGGTCACCCGTGAGCTCGGCGTCGATGTCGCGCTGCGCTGGGGCACCGGCTACGACACGACCCTGAAGTCGTTCGTGAACATCATCGCCACCCCGAAGGGCGGCACCCACGTCGCGGGCTTCGAGCAGGCCGTCGCCAAGACGATGAACGAGGTGTTGCGCGCCAAGAAGCTGCTGCGCGTCGCCGAGGACGACGTCGTCAAGGACGACGCTCTGGAGGGCCTGACGGCCGTCGTCACGGTGCGTCTCGCCGAGCCGCAGTTCGAGGGCCAGACCAAGGAGGTCCTCGGTACCTCGGCGGCCCGCCGCATCGTGACGAACGTGGTCTCCAAGGAGCTCAAGGCGTTCCTGACCTCGACGAAGCGGGATGCTGCCGCGCAGGCGCGCGTCGTCATGGAGAAGGCCGTCTCGGCCGCTCGTACGCGGATCGCGGCCCGCCAGCACAAGGATGCGCAGCGTCGGAAGACGGCTCTGGAGTCCTCCTCCCTGCCCGCCAAGCTCGCCGACTGCCGCAGCGACGACGTGGAGCGCAGTGAGCTCTTCATCGTCGAGGGCGACTCCGCGCTCGGTACGGCCAAGCTCGCCCGGAACTCCGAGTTCCAGGCGTTGCTGCCGATCCGCGGCAAGATCCTCAACGTTCAGAAGGCGTCCGTGACGGACATGCTGAAGAACGCCGAGTGCGGCGCGATCATCCAGGTCATAGGAGCCGGGTCGGGCCGGACCTTCGACATCGACGCGGCGCGCTACGGGAAGATCATTCTTCTCGTCGACGCGGACGTCGACGGCGCGCACATTCGCATTCTGCTGCTGACGCTGTTCCAGCGGTACATGCGGCCCATGGTCGAGGCGGGGCGGGTGTTCGCGGCCGTGCCGCCGCTGCACCGGATTGAGCTCAGCCAGCCCAAGAAGGGGCAGGACAAGTACATCTACACGTACTCGGACCGTGAGCTGCGGGAGACGCTGCTCGAGCTGCAGCGCAAGAACGTGCGGTACAAGGACTCGATCCAGCGTTACAAGGGTCTGGGTGAGATGGACGCCGATCAGCTGGCCGAGACGACGATGGATCCGCGGCACCGGACTCTGCGGCGGATCAACATCTCCGACCTTGAGGCGTCTGAGCAGGTGTTCGATCTGCTGATGGGGAACGATGTGGCGCCGCGCAAGGAGTTCATCTCCAGTTCGGCGGCTACGTTGGATCGGTCGCGGATCGACGCGTAG
- a CDS encoding response regulator, translated as MTEREEAGRKPARVVVADDQTVVREGIVMLLGLLPGIEVVGAAGDGDEAVELVAELAPDVVLMDLRMPRCDGVEATRRIRAEHPGTQVVVLTTYADDESLFPALRAGARGYLTKDAGGDEIVRAVESVLSGDAGLSPSIQRRLLERLSEPQAEPAPLTEAPDGLTARETEVLLLIAEGLSNQEIARKLHVSTATVKTHINNLFAKTGLKDRAQAVRYAYGKGLVRPPVD; from the coding sequence ATGACGGAGAGGGAGGAGGCGGGCAGGAAGCCGGCGCGGGTCGTGGTGGCGGACGACCAGACCGTGGTGCGCGAAGGCATTGTGATGCTGCTGGGGTTGTTGCCCGGGATCGAGGTCGTCGGAGCGGCGGGCGACGGGGACGAGGCCGTGGAGCTTGTCGCCGAACTCGCTCCGGACGTCGTGCTGATGGACCTGCGCATGCCCCGCTGCGACGGTGTTGAGGCGACTCGGCGCATCCGAGCCGAGCACCCTGGCACGCAGGTCGTCGTGCTCACGACGTACGCGGACGACGAGTCGTTGTTTCCCGCGCTCAGAGCGGGGGCCCGCGGCTATCTCACCAAGGACGCGGGAGGTGACGAGATCGTGCGGGCGGTGGAGAGCGTGCTGTCCGGGGACGCGGGTCTCTCGCCGAGCATCCAACGGCGGCTGCTGGAGAGGCTGTCGGAGCCGCAAGCGGAGCCGGCCCCGCTCACGGAGGCGCCGGACGGGCTCACCGCGCGCGAGACCGAGGTACTCCTGCTGATCGCGGAGGGGCTCAGCAACCAGGAGATCGCCCGCAAGCTGCATGTCTCCACGGCCACGGTGAAGACCCACATCAACAACCTCTTCGCCAAGACGGGACTCAAGGACCGAGCTCAGGCAGTCCGTTACGCCTATGGGAAAGGTCTCGTGCGGCCACCGGTGGACTGA
- a CDS encoding FadR/GntR family transcriptional regulator — MSTLAQTMMTAARSSDSGLAGPGELDRYPYTEASGADRVGAPAWESADPELGRVGRRAAGSRGRGLHGQLVQQLGQMIVSGDLGADRPLVPEEIGQRFEVSRTVVRESLRVLEAKGLVSARPNVGTRVRPVSDWNLLDPDIIEWRAFGPQRDDQRRELSELRWTIEPLAARLAAGHGREEVQQRLGDMVEIMGHAMAQGDSLTFSRADAEFHSLLIQLAGNRMLEHLSGIVSAALQVSGGPVTGCDRPNDVSLGHHARIVDALGAADGAAAETAMRQLLTVHPEVERVVPAPREH; from the coding sequence GTGAGTACCCTTGCGCAGACCATGATGACCGCCGCCCGCTCCTCAGACTCCGGCCTGGCCGGCCCGGGCGAACTCGACCGCTACCCCTATACCGAGGCCTCAGGTGCCGACCGCGTGGGCGCCCCCGCGTGGGAGAGCGCCGACCCGGAGCTCGGCCGTGTGGGCCGACGCGCCGCGGGCAGCCGCGGACGCGGGCTGCACGGCCAACTCGTCCAACAACTGGGCCAGATGATCGTCTCCGGCGACCTGGGTGCGGACCGCCCGCTCGTCCCCGAGGAGATCGGTCAGCGGTTCGAGGTGTCCCGCACCGTCGTCCGTGAGTCGCTCCGGGTCCTGGAGGCGAAGGGGCTGGTCAGCGCCAGGCCGAACGTCGGCACGCGCGTGCGGCCCGTCAGCGACTGGAACCTCCTCGACCCCGACATCATCGAATGGCGGGCCTTCGGTCCGCAGCGCGACGACCAGCGACGTGAGCTGAGCGAGCTGCGCTGGACCATCGAGCCGCTCGCCGCACGCCTCGCGGCCGGGCACGGTCGCGAGGAGGTCCAGCAGCGGCTCGGTGACATGGTCGAGATCATGGGCCATGCCATGGCGCAGGGTGACTCGCTCACCTTCTCGCGGGCCGACGCGGAGTTCCACTCACTGCTCATCCAGCTCGCGGGCAACCGGATGCTGGAGCACCTCTCCGGGATCGTGTCGGCGGCGCTCCAGGTCTCCGGCGGTCCCGTCACCGGCTGTGACCGGCCCAACGACGTCTCCCTGGGGCATCACGCGCGCATCGTCGACGCCCTCGGCGCGGCGGATGGTGCGGCGGCCGAGACAGCCATGCGTCAATTGCTCACCGTCCACCCCGAGGTGGAGCGCGTGGTGCCCGCGCCGCGCGAACACTGA
- a CDS encoding ATP-binding cassette domain-containing protein, whose product MIQAIGLTSNPRKELPPAVDDVSFEARAGHVTAVLGARGAGKTTALKLMLELQQGRGITYFRGRPLHRIAHPSREVGVLLGEVPGHPARTVRGQLRMLCAAAGVPVRRADEVLDVVGLVSLRDERLGTLSRGMDRRLGLACALLSDPHTLVLDAPVEGLSAHEGRWLHGILRAHAAQGGTVLFTTDDPKEAARNSDRVVTLEEGRLVADQEVADFARTRLRPRVAVRSPHAVRLSALLAKEARTAKRSIEVVREDGNRLSVYGSTCADVGETAFRHGILVHQLADEIGDMGPVASPSAEGDAHETDEPRPTEELASNTLPPLPPPIAVRQAPSPLRPLRYELRRAAGVGTGYLTAAAVLVTSALLSVLLARIGHTPQPRLLAAWPREFPLPPAALGAGLLGAIAFGEEFRHPALAADRGTVPRRMGLLAAKLLVASATALTLAFLTVGCDLEVLYLVYGRELTGVPADWLALSASWIGLVVGCAWAGVLAAGTFRSTTAGLAAVVAVPVLVVPLVQKTLEGPSVRTAAGFPMRLRELVLMQWPFGGERYLAAGVRVIVQPVGGALMLSLTALLCAYLLTTLRSRVR is encoded by the coding sequence GTGATCCAGGCCATCGGACTGACCAGCAACCCTCGCAAGGAGCTTCCGCCCGCTGTCGACGACGTGTCCTTCGAGGCGCGCGCGGGCCACGTCACCGCAGTCCTCGGAGCCCGGGGCGCGGGCAAGACGACGGCGCTGAAGCTCATGCTCGAACTTCAACAGGGCCGCGGAATCACCTACTTCAGAGGCCGCCCACTGCACCGGATCGCCCATCCGTCGCGTGAAGTCGGCGTGCTCCTGGGCGAGGTGCCCGGTCACCCGGCGCGGACGGTCCGCGGCCAACTCCGCATGCTGTGCGCGGCCGCCGGCGTGCCCGTGCGACGCGCCGACGAAGTACTCGACGTGGTCGGGCTCGTCAGCCTCCGCGACGAACGCCTGGGCACGCTCTCGCGCGGTATGGATCGCCGCCTCGGCCTGGCGTGCGCACTCCTGTCCGACCCGCACACCCTCGTCCTCGACGCCCCCGTCGAGGGGCTCTCCGCCCACGAGGGCCGGTGGCTGCACGGAATTCTCCGCGCGCACGCGGCCCAGGGCGGCACCGTGCTGTTCACCACGGACGATCCCAAGGAGGCCGCGCGAAACTCCGACCGGGTCGTCACGCTGGAGGAGGGCCGGCTCGTCGCCGACCAGGAGGTCGCGGACTTCGCCCGCACCCGGCTCCGCCCCAGGGTCGCGGTCCGCAGTCCGCACGCCGTCCGGCTCAGCGCCCTGCTGGCCAAGGAGGCACGTACCGCCAAGCGCTCCATTGAGGTTGTCCGCGAGGACGGAAATCGGCTCTCGGTGTACGGCAGCACATGCGCCGACGTCGGCGAGACCGCCTTCCGGCACGGGATCCTCGTACATCAACTCGCCGACGAAATCGGCGATATGGGACCCGTCGCTTCGCCGTCCGCCGAGGGGGACGCTCACGAGACCGACGAGCCCCGCCCGACCGAGGAGCTGGCCTCGAACACTCTGCCTCCCCTCCCGCCCCCCATCGCCGTACGTCAGGCCCCGAGCCCGCTGCGTCCCCTGCGCTACGAGCTGCGCCGTGCCGCCGGTGTGGGCACCGGCTACCTCACGGCGGCCGCCGTTCTCGTCACCTCGGCCCTCCTGTCGGTCCTCCTGGCCAGAATCGGTCACACGCCCCAGCCCCGCCTGCTGGCCGCGTGGCCGCGGGAATTTCCGCTGCCGCCCGCCGCGCTCGGCGCGGGACTGCTCGGGGCCATCGCCTTCGGTGAAGAGTTCCGCCACCCCGCCCTGGCCGCGGACCGCGGGACCGTCCCCCGACGCATGGGACTGCTCGCCGCCAAACTCCTCGTCGCCTCCGCCACGGCGCTCACGCTGGCCTTCCTCACCGTGGGATGCGACCTCGAGGTGCTGTACCTCGTCTACGGACGGGAGCTCACCGGAGTTCCCGCGGACTGGCTTGCGCTGAGTGCGAGTTGGATCGGCCTCGTGGTGGGCTGCGCCTGGGCAGGTGTGCTGGCCGCGGGCACCTTCCGGTCCACGACCGCCGGGCTCGCCGCGGTGGTCGCGGTGCCGGTCCTCGTCGTACCCCTCGTACAAAAGACCTTGGAGGGGCCGTCTGTGCGGACTGCGGCCGGGTTCCCCATGAGGCTGCGCGAGCTGGTGCTGATGCAGTGGCCGTTCGGGGGCGAACGCTATCTGGCGGCCGGAGTGCGGGTCATCGTCCAACCCGTGGGCGGTGCACTGATGTTGTCGCTGACCGCCCTGCTCTGCGCATATCTGCTCACGACCCTGCGGAGCAGGGTCCGATGA